In Salvelinus alpinus chromosome 22, SLU_Salpinus.1, whole genome shotgun sequence, one genomic interval encodes:
- the LOC139549502 gene encoding NACHT and WD repeat domain-containing protein 2-like, protein MDDSRTASCKSCIKVYLCSNPEDSVVERRALRERVFPRLREHCRHTHGLDFKVIDPYEASDPRTGPDQQTRQQLLQACRESSDGPYLVALVGAQYGAVCLPAQVEVAEFHMLLRVCQRAGISTRALEKAYLRDENTIPPSFCLQRQTHIHTQLHPDKQTDEKTGEMGVEEEEEMRKVLQAAVSQCVQGGLLTNLGYYRSALDTDLRFALENCPRRDIKRCLVYVNKISNGRGQSEGADQPPKESLLHPYPPLKALSDDSLLSQLCDHFLPSLVTSCQLLVYTTTSECDPRHGYTPARRRSYAEGLCQQLYSDLLALIDSSVAMGMGKSVSSPHSDDALTREQAEQEELCSLYSRLYDNNRPEEEEVRSYLEQRDTQHPLVVVGGPCTGKTVLLAHCAQQVRSWLSDMDPVVIILFTSLSVNLSPRHLLSSLCHQIAHRYNRNPEPSSRDPNPTLPQLRHNLSSLLSICPSPKQPLVLILDGLDQALTVSGSQTIKCLPSPLPPNIKLMLSISPTRTNTLHTLELHFPQSSSAVFGVSGCCVSVELGPVEGRGCVRMCASLLEGSGRRVTSGQQGVMNMALISCPLTLYARLLHRHASLWTSASEVTDETLPVGVHSSITVFMVHLEEKHGLVLVSRTLSYLTLSRTGLTEAELSDLLSSDDEVLAGYVSASEPPPSKLRVPEVEVERLLLDLKGFLVKRSVAGSHVLFWVSRHFGLVVCERYLSSWEMREEMHTAMADYFNGRWAYGRAKPLVISQNTGPNQPGPVPDIARMKKYIDRQPLGQPYVFNSKPSSSSSSPSSEHVRVNLRKLLELPYHLKESGRLEELGRGLMMSLEFHQAMLRAGLLGDLVTLLEDWERDGASQLIFPRERALLAGILRDSACLLWNSPMELSMVMKVRLLPFLGLCPELKGYAEEVTQGIKKRGSGLGVVLSPAPSTVPSTQCFLPEARQCPVTDAAGTVSGTVVVIHSDGSALVWRGREAEELKLSCEPALRFVSVRASGTFILLSTQCNTQLLWDVTGTTCFHDVRSLERQESNSDQHSSTIVEGFLVCDDRMCVWWKGLSYVSVSEVSTSRLLTRLQCQDTVRSVSFPSSGQFVYCGEEKGTVSIFDTSRGTLTAICSSPAESSVVSVILSEDEREMACVDSRGHVLLWCVATKTDPKLIKECCSGSSHFEFINTDLSEESCILLVCKTQEIVLWDTCDWEQWDHFRAPHGKAFSQALLAQDGHLILASLEACPSVLVWRMTTGQCVLSLNTGSPSQPLSLLKMESVLSVVTQNGHLTTWDSDVICAAAMVPRTGAGVREVVLEPMGERFYVIDGSEMLWRWRLQTGSPETHFLHDSPVEKLCLSPDGSHLVSLSGEDVYVWRSDTGQNLHRIHGSRATEVLITSNGHIGVCVSQHGLSRVWKLASGAVVCNIHLYLADAQVSPESTFLLGRRHGDLLAVSLWSGTVSKRFSCSERYERSTVVAFRTLPEHPDFVIVMAASGSVYTWKVTEETVCRQVLLPQMFLCQPQVFHMSSDGSFALLSTDDDLITLLDLPRARLCRVKAQGPVLKVCLDNSGRYAVYICHPPAQDNGCACDLHTKPLLAVVSLADGGRLGGLCLCKTPTALAVSEELCVYVGFQDGSVGVYSISDITGRGGAVRERIQGIGRERPCQCDSEPVRWLPLATPSITWPKSSSEMT, encoded by the exons ATGGACGACTCCCGAACAGCATCATGCAAGTCCTGTATCAAGGTTTACCTGTGTTCTAATCCAGAAG aCTCTGTTGTGGAACGCAGGGCTCTGAGAGAACGTGTGTTTCCCAGGCTGAGGGagcactgcagacacacacacggactgGACTTCAAG GTGATAGACCCTTATGAGGCAAGTGATCCCAGAACCGGGCCAGACCAACAGACTAGACAACAGCTACTACAGGCATGTAGAGAAAGCTCTGACGGACCCTACCTAGTG GCTCTGGTGGGGGCACAGTATGGTGCTGTGTGTTTACCTGCCCAGGTGGAGGTGGCAGAGTTCCACATGCTGCTCCGGGTGTGCCAGCGAGCGGGCATCAGTACCCGCGCTCTAGAGAAGGCATACCTGAGAGACGAGAATACAATACCCCCGTCCTTCTGTCTGCAACGacagacacacattcacacacagctgCACCCCGACAAACAG ACAGATGAAAAGACAGGAGAAATGggtgttgaagaggaggaggagatgaggaaggTCTTGCAGGCTGCTGTGAGTCAGTGTGTTCAGGGGGGTCTCCTAACAAACCtaggatactacaggtcag cTCTCGACACAGACCTGCGATTCGCTCTGGAGAATTGTCCTAGACGTGACATCAAACGCTGCCTGGTCTATGTCAACAAGATCTCCAATGGGCGGGGCCAGAGTGAGGGGGCAGACCAACCCCCTAAAGAGTCGCTCCTACACCCCTATCCTCCACTCAAG GCTCTGTCCGATGACAGCCTCCTGTCCCAGCTCTGTGACCACTTCCTGCCCAGCCTGGTGACTTCCTGTCAGCTCCTGGTGTACACCACAACTTCGGAATGCGACCCTCGTCATGGTTACACCCCCGCCAGGAGGAGGAGTTATGCGGAGGGTCTCTGCCAGCAGCTTTACTCTGACCTCCTGGCTCTGATTGACAGCTCTGTCGCCATGGGAATGGGCAAGTCAGTATCGTCACCTCATTCTGATGATGCGTTGACCAGAGAGCAGGCTGAGCAGGAGGAGCTGTGTTCTCTCTATTCCCGTCTCTATGACAACAATCGGCCAGAGGAAGAGGAAGTCAGGTCTTACCTGGAGCAGAGGGACACACAACACCCACTAGTGGTCGTAGGAGGGCCGTGCACAGGGAaaactgtgctgctggcacaTTGTGCACAGCAG gTGAGGTCATGGCTGAGCGACATGGATCCCGTGGTGATTATCCTGTTCACCAGCCTGTCAGTCAATCTCTCACCTAGACATCTTCTCTCCAGCCTGTGCCACCAGATAGCCCACAGATACAACCGTAACCCTGAGCCCAGTAGCAGagaccctaaccctaccctcccCCAGCTCAGACATAacctttcctcccttctctccatctgtccctcccCTAAACAGCCCCTGGTCCTCATCCTTGACGGCCTAGACCAAGCTTTGACCGTCTCCGGATCCCAAACCATCAAGtgtctcccttcccccctccctcccaacaTCAAACTCATGCTCTCCATCTCCCCCACCCGAACCAATACCCTCCACACCCTTGAACTCCATTTCCCACAATCCTCCTCTGCAGTTTTTGGTGTCTCAGGGTGCTGTGTGAGTGTGGAGCTGGGGCcggtggaggggagggggtgtgtgAGGATGTGTGCGTCCCTCCTGGAGGGGTCAGGAAGGAGAGTGACGTCAGGACAGCAGGGGGTCATGAACATGGCACTGATCTCCTGCCCTCTGACCCTCTACGCTCGCCTCCTGCACAGACACGCCTCGCTGTGGACCTCAG catcagAGGTGACTGATGAGACCCTCCCTGTGGGTGTCCACTCCAGCATCACAGTGTTTATGGTTCACCTAGAGGAGAAACATGGGCTGGTTCTGGTGTCCCGAACCCTGAGCTACCTGACCCTCTCCAGGACCGGACTCACAGAGGCTGAGCTCTCTGACCTCCTGTCCAGTGATGACGAGGTGCTGGCTGGGTACGTCTCGGCCAGTGAGCCCCCTCCCTCCAAGCTTAGGGTACCTGAGGTGGAAGTGGAGAGGCTGTTGTTGGATCTGAAGGGGTTTCTGGTGAAGAGGAGTGTTGCAGGGTCTCATGTTCTATTCTGGGTCAGTAGACATTTTGGGTTGGTGGTGTGTGAGAGGTACCTGAGCTCCTGGGAGATGAGGGAGGAGATGCACACAGCGATGGCCGACTATTTTAATGGTCGCTGGGCCTACGGTAGAGCCAAACCCCTGGTCATCAGCCAGAACACAGGACCCAACCAGCCTGGGCCTGTCCCTGACATTGCCCGAATGAAAAAATACATTGACAGGCAACCTCTTGGTCAACCCTATGTGTTTAACTCTAaaccctcctcatcctcttcctccccctcttctgaGCATGTGCGAGTCAACCTGCGCAAGCTTCTGGAACTGCCCTATCACCTGAAGGAGAGTGGCAGGTTGGAGGAGCTAGGGCGAGGTCTGATGATGTCACTGGAGTTCCATCAGGCCATGCTGAGGGCGGGGCTCCTAGGGGATCTGGTAACCCTGCTGGAGGATTGGGAAAGGGATGGGGCATCCCAGCTCATCTTCCCCAGGGAGAGAGCTCTTCTGGCGGGCATTCTGAGGGACTCAGCCTGTCTCCTCTGGAACTCCCCTATGGAGCTGTCCATGGTGATGAAGGTCAGGCTGCTTCCTTTCCTGGGGCTCTGTCCTGAGCTGAAGGGCTATGCTGAGGAGGTGACACAGGGGATCAAGAAGAGGGGAAGTGGGTTAGGAGTGGTGCTCAGTCCTGCcccctctactgtaccctccacACAGTGTTTTCTTCCAGAGGCCAGACAGTGTCCTGTTACAGATGCAGCTGGGACAGTGTCTGGGACTGTGGTTGTAATACACAGTGATGGGTCTGCTTTGGTGTGGAGGGGTAGAGAGGCAGAGGAACTGAAACTGAGCTGTGAACCTGCGCTGAGGTTTGTAAGTGTCCGGGCTAGTGGGACTTTCATCCTCCTCTCAACTCAGTGCAACACACAGCTCCTGTGGGATGTGACTGGGACAACGTGTTTTCACGATGTACGGAGTCTAGAAAGACAGGAGTCCAACTCAGACCAACACTCCAGTACCATAGTTGAAGGGTTCCTCGTGTGTGATgacaggatgtgtgtgtggtggaaaGGTCTGAGCTACGTGAGTGTTTCTGAAGTTTCCACCAGCCGCCTCCTCACCCGTTTGCAGTGCCAGGACACTGTGAGGAGTGTGTCTTTTCCCTCTAGTGGTCAGTTTGTGTACTGTGGCGAGGAGAAAGGCACAGTGTCTATATTTGACACATCTAGAGGCACTCTCACTGCTATCTGTTCCAGTCCAGCAGAGTCATCAGTTGTCTCTGTGATACTCAgtgaggatgagagggagatggcGTGTGTAGACAGCAGAGGGCATGTATTGTTATGGTGCGTAGCGACCAAAACAGATCCCAAACTCATAAAAGAGTGTTGTAGTGGCAGCAGCCATTTTGAGTTCATCAATACAGACCTATCAGAAGAGAGTTGTATTCTGCTGGTGTGTAAAACCCAGGAGATTGTTCTCTGGGACACGTGTGACTGGGAGCAGTGGGACCATTTCAGAGCTCCACATGGGAAGGCCTTCTCTCAGGCGTTGTTAGCCCAGGACGGACACCTCATCCTGGCTTCGCTAGAGGCCTGTCCCTCTGTGCTGGTGTGGAGGATGACCACTGGTCAGTGTGTCCTGTCCTTAAATACTGGCAGTCCTTCCCAACCCCTCTCACTGCTCAAGATGGAGTCTGTCCTCTCCGTGGTCACACAAAATGGCCACCTCACTACGTGGGACTCAGATGTAATATGTGCTGCGGCTATGGTCCCTAGAACTGGGGCTGGGGTGAGGGAGGTGGTGCTGGAGCCAATGGGAGAGCGGTTCTATGTGATTGACGGCTCAGAGATGTTGTGGAGGTGGAGATTACAGACAGGAAGTCCGGAGACTCACTTCCTGCATGACAGCCCCGTGGAGAAGCTGTGTCTCTCTCCAGACGGCAGCCATCTTGTGAGCCTCTCAGGGGAGGACGTTTACGTGTGGCGGAGCGACACGGGACAGAACCTCCACCGTATCCATGGCAGCAGAGCTACAGAGGTTCTGATCACGTCAAACGGTCACATCGGGGTGTGTGTGTCGCAGCACGGCCTGTCCAGGGTGTGGAAGCTGGCCAGTGGGGCCGTGGTCTGTAACATTCACCTGTACCTGGCTGATGCCCAGGTCTCACCTGAGAGCACCTTCCTGTTAGGCCGTCGTCATGGCGACCTGCTCGCCGTCAGCCTGTGGTCCGGCACCGTCAGTAAGCGCTTCTCGTGCTCAGAACGCTATGAACGTTCTACGGTCGTGGCCTTCCGGACCCTGCCGGAACACCCAGACTTTGTGATCGTGATGGCTGCCTCTGGGTCTGTTTACACATGGAAGGTGACAGAGGAGACGGTGTGCCGACAGGTTCTGCTCCCCCAGATGTTCCTGTGCCAGCCACAGGTCTTCCACATGTCCTCTGATGGGAGCTTCGCTCTGCTGTCCACTGATGATGACCTCATCACCCTGCTGGACCTGCCCCGTGCCAGGCTGTGTAGGGTCAAGGCCCAGGGTCCAGTCCTCAAAGTTTGCTTGGACAATTCTGGACGCTACGCTGTCTACATCTGCCACCCCCCTGCCCAGGATAATGGCTGTGCCTGTGACCTGCACACTAAGCCATTGCTGGCAGTGGTATCGCTGGCTGACGGGGGGAGACTGGGGGGGTTGTGTCTGTGTAAGACCCCCACAGCTCTGGCTGTGAGTgaggagctgtgtgtgtatgtgggcttCCAGGATGGGTCTGTGGGCGTGTACTCCATCTCTGACATCACAGGGAGGGGAGGGGCTGTCAGGGAAAGGATACAAGGGATTGGTCGGGAGAGGCCATGCCAGTGTGACAGTGAGCCAGTGCGATGGTTGCCCCTAGCAACACCCAGCATCACATGGCCCAAGTCTTCTTCAGAGATGACCTAA